A window from Mauremys reevesii isolate NIE-2019 linkage group 9, ASM1616193v1, whole genome shotgun sequence encodes these proteins:
- the PLEKHB2 gene encoding pleckstrin homology domain-containing family B member 2 isoform X2, producing MAFVKSGWLLRQSTILRRWKKNWFDLWSDGHLLFYDDQQRHDIEDKVHMRVHCINIRVGNECRDFQPPEGKPRDCLLQIVCRDGKTINLCAESADDCLAWKIALQDARTNAGYVGSEVMYDQTAISSAPPPYTAYATPSPEVYGYEQYNGVYPPPGPQVIYASNGQAYAVPYQYPYQGPYGQPPANHVIIRERYRDNDGDLALGMLAGAATGMALGSLFWVF from the exons ATGGCATTTGTGAAGAGTGGATGGCTGCTTCGGCAAA GCACTATTTTACGTCGTTGGAAGAAGAATTGGTTTGACCTATGGTCTGATGGCCATTTGCTATTCTATGACGATCAGCAGCGGCATGACATAGAGGATAAAGTCCACATGCGAGTGCACTGCATCAACATCAGAGTGGGAAATGAATGCCGAG ATTTCCAGCCCCCAGAGGGGAAGCCAAGAGACTGTTTGCTGCAGATTGTTTGTCGGGATGGGAAAACAATCAACCTCTGTGCAGAGAGTGCAGATGACTGCTT GGCATGGAAAATTGCTCTCCAGGATGCTAGAACAAATGCA GGCTATGTTGGTTCTGAAGTGATGTACGATCAGACTGCAATTtcctcagctcctcccccatACACAGCGTACGCTACCCCATCACCTGAG GTTTATGGCTACGAGCAGTACAATGGTGTATATCCCCCTCCTGGTCCTCAAGTCATCTATGCCTCTAATGGACAAGCCTATGCTGTTCCTTATCAGTATCCATACCAAG GACCTTATGGCCAGCCCCCTGCAAATCATGTCATCATTCGAGAACGTTACCGTGACAATGATGGAGACCTTGCACTGGGCATGCTCGCTGGAGCAGCGACTGGAATGGCCCTGGGATCACTGTTCTGGGTCTTCTAG
- the PLEKHB2 gene encoding pleckstrin homology domain-containing family B member 2 isoform X1, which yields MAFVKSGWLLRQSTILRRWKKNWFDLWSDGHLLFYDDQQRHDIEDKVHMRVHCINIRVGNECRVDFQPPEGKPRDCLLQIVCRDGKTINLCAESADDCLAWKIALQDARTNAGYVGSEVMYDQTAISSAPPPYTAYATPSPEVYGYEQYNGVYPPPGPQVIYASNGQAYAVPYQYPYQGPYGQPPANHVIIRERYRDNDGDLALGMLAGAATGMALGSLFWVF from the exons ATGGCATTTGTGAAGAGTGGATGGCTGCTTCGGCAAA GCACTATTTTACGTCGTTGGAAGAAGAATTGGTTTGACCTATGGTCTGATGGCCATTTGCTATTCTATGACGATCAGCAGCGGCATGACATAGAGGATAAAGTCCACATGCGAGTGCACTGCATCAACATCAGAGTGGGAAATGAATGCCGAG TAGATTTCCAGCCCCCAGAGGGGAAGCCAAGAGACTGTTTGCTGCAGATTGTTTGTCGGGATGGGAAAACAATCAACCTCTGTGCAGAGAGTGCAGATGACTGCTT GGCATGGAAAATTGCTCTCCAGGATGCTAGAACAAATGCA GGCTATGTTGGTTCTGAAGTGATGTACGATCAGACTGCAATTtcctcagctcctcccccatACACAGCGTACGCTACCCCATCACCTGAG GTTTATGGCTACGAGCAGTACAATGGTGTATATCCCCCTCCTGGTCCTCAAGTCATCTATGCCTCTAATGGACAAGCCTATGCTGTTCCTTATCAGTATCCATACCAAG GACCTTATGGCCAGCCCCCTGCAAATCATGTCATCATTCGAGAACGTTACCGTGACAATGATGGAGACCTTGCACTGGGCATGCTCGCTGGAGCAGCGACTGGAATGGCCCTGGGATCACTGTTCTGGGTCTTCTAG